The DNA window CCACGTAGAACAAGCCGTAGCTTGCCAGATACCAAGGCGGCTGGACGGGAGGATTGCCCAATATTTCGCGCTTGATGTAGATCATCACCCACATCAGGCAATATGGAATCAGCGTTGCTGCGATCCAGCCCCAGCTGCTCTTTGCCAGCCGCCCGCTCGTGCCGAGAACGCCGCGATCGAAATTCGCAGCGCCAATGCCGGCGCCGATGAAGAAGTAGGCGGCATAGAGCAGCACGCGACTGGCCTGCACCGAGAACGGTCCGAACTCGAACCAGCGGTTCGGTCCGAAATAAAGCAGCGCCGGAATATAGACGATGGCCGTGACGACCAACAGAAACAGGAAGAATGCGGCTGGCTGGTCGAAACCGCGCAGCGAGACGCGATTGATCGGGTCGACGAGGCGGGATGACAGCCGATACAGCAGGCTTGCCATCAGATCGAACGCCAGCAGCACCCAGACGAACCATAGCGGGCCGCTCGGCCACGGCCCCACCGTCACCGTTTTCAACCAGAATGCCGAGAAGCTGATGTCGGGCTGCTGGCGAAGCGCGATAGCGTAATAGGCGATCGGTATGACGGTGAAGGCTGCGATCGCAAACGGCAGGCCGAGCCGGAGCAGGCGATCCCGCAAGAATATCAGCGGCGCCTTATGCCCAAGCCCCGGCCATACGAACAGCCCTGACAGGAAAAAGAACATCGCCATGAAGAAGCTGTCGGTGGCGAGCACGACCATATCGAAGCCGATCCACGATTTGGGATCGGTATGACCGAAATGGGTGTAGGGAATGACCGCATGATGCATAAGCACCACGAGCGTCAGAAAGGTGCGGGAGCGGTCGAGCGAGGCGTTGCGCGCTTTGGCTTTTGGCGCAGCGCGAACGTCAGCGCCCGTTGCGGTATGGGAGATCGATGACATAAGCGCCTCGGCAGGCTGATGCTGCCGGATGTTGCCGCCGGGAACCCGATTCAGCAAGACCCAATCGGCAGATTTGCAAGGCCGATGCAATCCCGGATTTCCCGGACCGTGCCGCCGATCGCCGGACTGGCTGGGATCGGCGTCGGCGATCCGTCCGCTGCCGGCTTTGTTCGGGAACCGGTTCCACCGCCCGAAGTTATAGATCAGCGAAATCTCGAGCCGCGGCCCACGCGGCCAATTCGGAGCAAGCAATGACGATCTTGAAATGGGCGCTGATCTTCTTCGTGGTGTCGATCATCGCCGGCGTCCTTGGATTCACTGGCGTTTCGGCCGCGTCCGCCGACGTCGCCCGCTTCCTGTTTTACGTCTTTGTCGTGATCTTCCTGGTCCTGTTGATCCTGGGCCTCACGATATTCAGGGTGTAGGGGACGCTCTCGATCACAGCAGACGTCGTCGTCATAGCGATGAAGCAACCAACTCCGTCATTCCGTGGTGGTGCGCCAGCACCAGACCCGGAATCTCGAGATTCCGGGTTCGAAGCTCTGCTTCGCCCCGGAATGACGCTCCAAATATCTACAACCCCTCAGGCCACTTCCTCGATCTTGACCTTATCCGGATAGAACGCGAGGTGGCCGGAGATTTCCGTCATCGCCGGGAACGGCGTCTCATAGGTCCAGATCGAGTTTTCGATGGTCTTGCCGTTGGCCAGGACGCTGAAATAACTCGCATCTCCCTTATAGGGGCAGTGCGTGGTCCGGTCGGTGCGTTTGAGCAGCGCCATATTGGCGTCGCTGCGCGGCACATATTGCACGGCCGGGTAGCTGGCTTCCTTGAGCGTCAGGGCATGGGTGGTGTCGGCAATGACAACGCCGTCAGCTGTCACGCGGATGCGTTTCGGGTTCGCCGTAATGGTGATGGGATGGTCGGGGCCGGGGAGTTTCATGATGGTCAGCCTTTTCGGTCAGTCCGTTGTGATCGGTAGAGGCGATCTGGCACATTTCAAACGATTAGATCAGGAATATAGTGCCGTGGCACGTGACCTAGAAGGGCGTCCGCGCTAGGTTTGGGCGTCACGGTCGCGAGACCCTCAGAAGCCAGACTGGAGAAAACCTGGATGCCGATGGACGCCCACGATATCGAATCGATGATCAAGGCAGCGATTCCCGATGCCGAGGTGACGATCCGCGACCTCGCTGGCGATGGCGACCACTATGCGGCGACGGTGATTTCGGCCTCGTTCCGCGGCAAATCCCGCGTTCAGCAGCATCAGATCGTCTATCAATCGCTGAAGGGCCAGATGGGCGGCGTGCTTCATGCGCTGGCCCTGCAGACCGGGGTACCTAGCGGACCCGGGGTACCGGAGGGTTAGGCGGGGACGGCGGCCATGGCGGGCGGCGACCAACGCGGTGCGCTGTTTCGTCCCACATTGCCCAACCATCACAGCCGCGTCACCAATGCCGAGCTGTTTTTCGACCTGGTGTTCGTTTTCGCTGTCACGCAGATTTCACACACCTTGCTCGGCCGCTTTACCCCGCTCGGCGCATTGCAGGTCACGCTGCTGTTTCTGGGTGTCTGGTGGGTGTGGGT is part of the Bradyrhizobium canariense genome and encodes:
- a CDS encoding acyltransferase family protein; the protein is MSSISHTATGADVRAAPKAKARNASLDRSRTFLTLVVLMHHAVIPYTHFGHTDPKSWIGFDMVVLATDSFFMAMFFFLSGLFVWPGLGHKAPLIFLRDRLLRLGLPFAIAAFTVIPIAYYAIALRQQPDISFSAFWLKTVTVGPWPSGPLWFVWVLLAFDLMASLLYRLSSRLVDPINRVSLRGFDQPAAFFLFLLVVTAIVYIPALLYFGPNRWFEFGPFSVQASRVLLYAAYFFIGAGIGAANFDRGVLGTSGRLAKSSWGWIAATLIPYCLMWVMIYIKREILGNPPVQPPWYLASYGLFYVAFSAAILFAILAYFLRFKQSGWSLLDPMQPDAYGMFLVHYPIALWLQYWLFDFDLPAIVKVAIVFVLTVALSWALTAALRKIPGATRVL
- a CDS encoding DUF1328 domain-containing protein, encoding MTILKWALIFFVVSIIAGVLGFTGVSAASADVARFLFYVFVVIFLVLLILGLTIFRV
- a CDS encoding DUF427 domain-containing protein; the encoded protein is MKLPGPDHPITITANPKRIRVTADGVVIADTTHALTLKEASYPAVQYVPRSDANMALLKRTDRTTHCPYKGDASYFSVLANGKTIENSIWTYETPFPAMTEISGHLAFYPDKVKIEEVA
- a CDS encoding BolA family protein, translating into MPMDAHDIESMIKAAIPDAEVTIRDLAGDGDHYAATVISASFRGKSRVQQHQIVYQSLKGQMGGVLHALALQTGVPSGPGVPEG